A section of the Pseudomonas sp. FP453 genome encodes:
- a CDS encoding OprD family outer membrane porin translates to MKISTLALSITAAVLAQHALADDFGLGSLGTGTGHSGFLEDSHASVSSRTMYYSADNRSVTNNDLRETATALRFDYKSGFTQGTVGVGFDLMAFGALRLDGGDGHTAGAGLAGNGNSFFPTKNNGTEPADSFGRAAGNVKFRISQTELHVGGGLAPVLPILVSNDSRVAPQTFDGGILTSSDIPNVTFTGGELNRAEGRASSNSTGLSVAGGQRDSDSFKFGGVDYKPFGSSDNVIAKNLTLQYYYAQLQDFYKQNYFGLVHVLPLGNDQSFKTDLRYFDSSSDGKNGQSGYQFNNNGGYARHANEVDNKTYSAAFTYQLGGSSLMLGHIGVGDDGGFVWVNQGSLADPHAQGAGGSDFYLFTDAVVGQFSRAGEQVNFGQYSYDFKAYVPGLKASVAYLDGRDIKAKVAGGPDQKENEADFRLDYVVQAGPLKGFGTTFRTGTYHGKNTGTADQDQTRLIFNYTYAIF, encoded by the coding sequence ATGAAAATTTCTACACTGGCGTTGTCGATCACCGCCGCCGTTCTTGCACAACACGCGTTAGCTGATGATTTCGGGCTCGGCTCCCTGGGCACGGGCACCGGTCACAGCGGTTTCCTGGAAGACAGCCATGCCTCCGTGAGCTCGCGGACCATGTACTACAGCGCTGACAACCGCTCGGTCACCAACAACGACCTGCGCGAAACCGCCACCGCGCTGCGGTTTGACTACAAGTCCGGCTTCACCCAAGGCACCGTGGGCGTCGGTTTTGACCTGATGGCGTTCGGCGCCCTGCGCCTGGATGGCGGCGATGGCCACACCGCAGGCGCGGGTCTGGCGGGTAACGGCAACAGCTTCTTCCCGACGAAGAACAACGGCACTGAACCGGCCGACTCTTTTGGTCGTGCCGCGGGCAACGTGAAGTTCCGTATTTCCCAGACCGAGTTGCACGTCGGTGGTGGCTTGGCGCCGGTGTTGCCGATCCTGGTGTCCAACGACAGCCGCGTGGCCCCGCAAACCTTTGATGGCGGCATCCTGACGTCGAGCGATATTCCCAACGTGACCTTCACCGGCGGTGAACTGAACCGCGCCGAAGGCCGTGCCTCCAGCAACTCCACCGGTTTGAGTGTGGCGGGTGGTCAGCGCGACAGCGACAGCTTCAAGTTCGGGGGGGTGGACTACAAGCCGTTTGGTTCTTCCGACAACGTCATCGCGAAAAACCTGACGTTGCAGTACTACTACGCCCAACTGCAAGACTTCTACAAACAGAACTACTTCGGCCTGGTCCACGTACTGCCGCTGGGCAATGACCAATCGTTCAAGACTGACCTGCGCTACTTCGACAGCAGCAGCGACGGCAAGAACGGCCAGAGCGGCTACCAGTTCAACAACAACGGCGGCTATGCCCGGCACGCCAACGAAGTCGACAACAAAACCTACAGTGCGGCCTTCACCTACCAACTGGGCGGCAGCAGCCTGATGCTTGGCCATATTGGCGTGGGTGACGACGGCGGCTTTGTCTGGGTGAACCAGGGCAGCCTGGCTGATCCGCACGCACAAGGTGCCGGTGGCAGCGACTTCTACCTGTTCACCGACGCCGTGGTCGGCCAGTTCTCCCGTGCGGGCGAGCAGGTCAACTTTGGTCAGTATTCGTATGACTTCAAGGCCTACGTACCTGGCTTGAAGGCGTCCGTGGCGTACCTGGATGGCCGGGATATCAAGGCGAAGGTGGCCGGTGGCCCTGACCAGAAAGAAAACGAAGCCGACTTCCGTCTGGACTACGTGGTGCAGGCCGGTCCTCTGAAAGGCTTCGGTACCACCTTCCGTACCGGTACCTACCACGGCAAGAACACCGGCACTGCCGATCAGGATCAAACCCGCCTGATCTTCAACTACACCTACGCGATCTTCTAA
- the sohB gene encoding protease SohB, giving the protein MDFLAEYASFLAKTVTLVVAILVVLISFAALRSKGRRKSAGQLQVSKLNDFYKGLRERLESTLLDKDQLKALRKSESKAEKKNSKKKPEAKPRVFVLDFDGDIKASATESLRHEITALLSLATPKDEVVLRLESGGGMVHSYGLASSQLARIRQAGVPLTVCIDKVAASGGYMMACIGEKIISAPFAILGSIGVVAQLPNVNRLLKKHDIDFEVLTAGEYKRTLTVFGENTEKGREKFQEDLDITHQLFKNFVSRYRPQLAIDEVATGEVWLGVAALDKQLVDELQTSDEYLATKAKTAEVFHLHYAERKSLQERVGLAASGSVDRVLLTWWSRLTQQRFW; this is encoded by the coding sequence ATGGATTTTCTGGCCGAATACGCGAGCTTCTTAGCGAAGACCGTCACCCTGGTGGTCGCTATTCTGGTGGTACTGATCAGCTTCGCCGCCTTGCGCAGCAAAGGTCGTCGCAAATCCGCTGGCCAATTGCAGGTCAGCAAACTCAATGATTTCTACAAGGGCCTGCGCGAGCGCCTGGAATCCACCCTGCTCGACAAGGACCAGCTCAAGGCCTTGCGCAAGTCCGAAAGCAAAGCCGAAAAGAAGAACAGCAAGAAAAAGCCCGAGGCCAAGCCACGGGTGTTTGTGCTGGATTTCGATGGCGACATCAAGGCCTCGGCCACCGAAAGCCTGCGCCATGAAATCACTGCGCTGCTCAGCCTTGCCACACCCAAGGACGAAGTGGTGCTGCGCCTGGAAAGCGGTGGCGGCATGGTCCATAGCTACGGCCTGGCGTCGTCGCAACTGGCGCGTATCCGCCAGGCGGGCGTGCCGCTGACCGTGTGCATCGACAAGGTCGCGGCCAGCGGCGGCTACATGATGGCGTGCATCGGCGAGAAAATTATCAGCGCCCCGTTCGCCATCCTCGGTTCGATTGGCGTGGTCGCGCAGCTGCCCAACGTCAACCGCTTGCTGAAAAAGCACGACATCGACTTTGAAGTGCTGACCGCCGGTGAGTACAAGCGCACCCTCACGGTGTTTGGCGAAAATACCGAGAAGGGCCGGGAGAAGTTCCAGGAAGACCTGGATATCACCCATCAGTTGTTCAAGAACTTCGTCTCGCGCTATCGCCCGCAGTTGGCGATCGATGAGGTGGCGACAGGGGAAGTGTGGCTGGGTGTTGCCGCGCTCGACAAACAACTGGTGGACGAACTGCAAACCAGCGACGAATACCTGGCGACCAAGGCCAAGACCGCCGAGGTGTTCCACCTGCACTATGCCGAGCGCAAAAGCTTGCAGGAACGTGTGGGCCTGGCGGCCAGCGGTTCAGTGGACCGCGTGCTGCTGACCTGGTGGAGCCGGTTGACCCAGCAGCGCTTTTGGTAA
- a CDS encoding MFS transporter → MKPVSPRLTLLTASGVCSLIVLDTNIVAVTLPSIARDLGANFADIEWVVSAYMLAFAALLLPAGSLADRFGRKKTLVWGLSIFILASLGCGAAPSALWLDIARAVKGVGAALLLTSALASIGHTFHDEVERAKAWAFWGACMGVAMTAAPTLGGLITEYLGWRWIFYLNLPVGLALMALVLRAIPESRDTQSARLDPWGSLAFSASLLCLIWGLIEANRIGWDNPLTYARLLGGAALLAVFVLVERVQQRPMVDLQLFRQPRFIGALLGMFAYAGCAQVMMTLLPFYLQNGLGFSAIASGLGMLPFALTMLVCPRIGARLAGRFTPATMMAAGLTLVGCGNLLSAWAVNAGGYLPFALAIAVTGAGAGLLNGDTQKNIMACVPRDRVGMASGMSTTMRFSAIMLAIGVYGALLSSHSEQLLGASIDAQWQGQVAGIASRVVAGDMPAAMGLLPASARAGVQPLAQQAFVGGFGGVLWVAGWLGLLGALVVGLLMRYPINVGAGLPAITGRQSIHE, encoded by the coding sequence ATGAAGCCCGTCAGCCCACGCTTGACGTTGCTCACCGCCTCCGGCGTCTGCTCGCTGATCGTGCTCGACACCAATATCGTCGCGGTCACCCTGCCGAGCATCGCCCGCGACCTGGGGGCCAATTTCGCCGATATCGAGTGGGTCGTCAGCGCCTATATGCTGGCCTTCGCCGCGCTGCTGTTGCCCGCCGGTAGCCTTGCCGACCGCTTCGGGCGCAAGAAAACCCTGGTCTGGGGCTTGAGTATTTTCATCCTCGCGTCCCTGGGTTGCGGCGCTGCGCCCAGCGCGTTGTGGCTGGACATCGCCCGCGCCGTCAAAGGCGTCGGTGCAGCGCTGTTGCTGACCTCGGCCCTGGCGTCCATCGGCCACACCTTCCACGATGAGGTGGAGCGCGCCAAAGCCTGGGCCTTCTGGGGCGCGTGCATGGGCGTGGCGATGACCGCCGCGCCGACCCTCGGCGGTCTGATTACCGAGTACCTGGGCTGGCGCTGGATTTTCTACCTCAACCTGCCCGTGGGCCTGGCACTGATGGCGCTGGTACTGCGGGCCATCCCGGAATCCCGCGATACCCAGTCCGCCCGCCTTGATCCCTGGGGCAGCCTGGCGTTCAGCGCCAGCCTGCTGTGCCTGATCTGGGGGCTGATCGAGGCCAACCGCATCGGCTGGGACAACCCGCTGACCTATGCGCGCCTGCTAGGTGGCGCGGCGCTGTTGGCCGTATTTGTGCTGGTCGAACGCGTGCAGCAACGGCCGATGGTGGACCTGCAACTGTTTCGCCAGCCGCGTTTTATCGGCGCCTTGCTCGGAATGTTCGCCTACGCCGGGTGCGCGCAAGTGATGATGACGCTGCTGCCCTTCTACCTGCAGAACGGCCTGGGGTTCTCCGCCATCGCGTCGGGCCTGGGCATGTTGCCGTTCGCCCTGACCATGCTGGTGTGCCCCCGTATCGGCGCACGCCTGGCGGGGCGTTTTACCCCGGCGACGATGATGGCCGCCGGCTTGACCCTGGTGGGCTGCGGCAACTTGCTCAGCGCGTGGGCGGTGAATGCGGGCGGTTACCTGCCCTTCGCCTTGGCGATTGCGGTCACGGGGGCCGGCGCGGGCTTGCTCAATGGCGATACGCAGAAAAACATCATGGCCTGCGTGCCGCGCGACCGTGTCGGGATGGCCTCGGGGATGAGTACCACCATGCGTTTCAGCGCGATCATGCTGGCCATTGGCGTGTATGGGGCGTTGTTGAGCAGCCACAGTGAGCAATTGTTGGGGGCGAGTATCGATGCGCAGTGGCAGGGCCAGGTGGCCGGGATCGCGTCGCGGGTGGTGGCCGGTGACATGCCAGCGGCGATGGGGTTGTTGCCGGCGTCGGCAAGGGCCGGTGTGCAACCGCTGGCACAGCAGGCGTTTGTCGGTGGTTTCGGTGGGGTGTTGTGGGTGGCGGGATGGTTGGGGTTGCTGGGGGCGTTGGTGGTGGGGCTGCTGATGCGCTACCCGATCAATGTGGGAGCGGGCTTGCCCGCGATTACAGGGCGTCAGTCGATACATGAGTGA
- a CDS encoding SCP2 sterol-binding domain-containing protein has product MTDVAKAVEAMKAKFNPGAADGLDLVFGFRIDDTKNFSLIVKDKTCELQEGENPDAQVTLVMDSETLEGIVDGSTDGMQAFMGGKLRTEGDMMLAMKLSELFPS; this is encoded by the coding sequence ATGACTGACGTAGCCAAAGCTGTAGAAGCAATGAAAGCCAAATTCAACCCAGGCGCCGCTGACGGCCTGGACCTGGTATTCGGTTTCCGCATCGACGACACCAAGAACTTCTCCCTGATCGTCAAGGACAAGACCTGCGAATTGCAGGAAGGCGAAAACCCAGACGCCCAAGTGACGCTGGTCATGGACAGCGAAACCCTGGAAGGCATCGTTGACGGTTCCACCGACGGCATGCAGGCCTTCATGGGCGGCAAACTGCGCACCGAAGGCGACATGATGCTGGCGATGAAGCTGAGCGAGCTGTTCCCTTCCTGA
- a CDS encoding VOC family protein yields the protein MPTTAHVSPDEIRKGFSKAMSDMYRDEVPLYGALMALVAETNTRVLDAQPALAQQLQRTGEIQRLDMERHGAIRLGTAFELATIGRLFAVMGMQPVGYYDLTPAGVPVHSTAFRAVHEQALQTSPFRVFTSLLRLELIENPELRAFAETVLAKRNIFTDRALALIEQAEKADGLNAVDAEEFIREALETFRWHHTATVTRAHYQQLSDQHRLIADVVAFKGPHINHLTPRTLDIDQVQAAMPGKGITPKAVIEGPPRRQCPILLRQTSFKALDEAIAFTDAQGSHSARFGEIEQRGVALTPKGRTLYDQLLNAARDELGAFPTEGNAARYVQLIEQHFQAFPDNHAQMREQGLAYFRYFATTPGLAARGQADQPRTLDALIAAGHVAVEPLVYEDFLPVSAAGIFQSNLGDAAQSHYAANSNRAEFELALGRRTIDELKLYEQTQQRSIEACTQALHG from the coding sequence ATGCCTACCACTGCACATGTCAGCCCCGACGAGATCCGCAAGGGCTTTTCCAAGGCGATGTCCGACATGTACCGAGATGAAGTCCCACTGTATGGCGCGCTGATGGCGCTGGTGGCCGAGACCAACACCCGTGTGCTCGACGCCCAGCCAGCGCTGGCGCAACAGCTGCAACGTACCGGCGAGATCCAGCGCCTGGACATGGAACGCCACGGCGCCATCCGCCTGGGCACCGCCTTCGAACTGGCCACCATCGGCCGCCTGTTTGCGGTGATGGGCATGCAACCGGTGGGCTACTACGACCTGACCCCGGCCGGCGTACCGGTGCATTCCACCGCGTTTCGTGCGGTGCATGAGCAGGCGCTGCAAACCAGCCCGTTTCGCGTGTTCACCTCGCTGCTGCGCCTGGAACTGATCGAAAACCCCGAACTGCGCGCCTTTGCCGAAACCGTCCTGGCCAAACGCAACATCTTCACCGACCGCGCCCTGGCGCTGATCGAACAGGCGGAAAAGGCTGACGGTCTCAACGCGGTGGACGCCGAGGAGTTTATCCGCGAGGCCCTGGAAACTTTCCGCTGGCACCACACCGCCACCGTCACCCGCGCCCACTACCAGCAACTCAGCGACCAGCACCGCCTGATCGCCGACGTGGTGGCCTTCAAGGGGCCGCACATCAACCACCTGACGCCGCGCACCCTGGACATCGACCAGGTCCAGGCCGCCATGCCCGGCAAAGGCATCACCCCCAAGGCCGTGATCGAAGGTCCGCCACGCCGCCAGTGCCCGATCCTGCTGCGCCAGACCAGCTTCAAGGCCCTCGACGAAGCCATCGCCTTCACCGACGCCCAGGGCAGCCACAGTGCCCGTTTCGGCGAGATCGAGCAGCGCGGCGTGGCACTCACCCCCAAAGGCCGCACCCTGTATGACCAATTGTTGAATGCCGCACGCGACGAGCTGGGCGCGTTCCCCACTGAGGGCAACGCCGCGCGTTATGTGCAATTGATCGAACAGCACTTCCAGGCCTTCCCCGACAACCACGCGCAGATGCGCGAGCAGGGCCTGGCGTACTTCCGCTACTTCGCCACCACACCAGGCCTGGCGGCACGCGGCCAAGCCGATCAACCGCGCACACTGGACGCGCTGATCGCAGCAGGTCATGTGGCGGTGGAACCGTTGGTGTACGAAGATTTCCTGCCGGTGAGTGCGGCGGGGATTTTTCAGTCAAACCTGGGGGATGCGGCGCAAAGTCACTACGCGGCCAATTCGAACCGGGCCGAGTTTGAGCTGGCGCTGGGGCGGCGGACGATTGATGAGTTGAAGCTGTATGAGCAGACGCAGCAGCGCTCGATAGAGGCCTGCACTCAAGCGCTGCATGGGTGA
- a CDS encoding histidine phosphatase family protein encodes MGSIYLIRHGQASFGADDYDVLSPVGVEQAQVLGRHLADLGVTFDRCLAGDLRRQQHTASAAFEQYSARGLPVPAVEVDSAFNEFDADAIIRALLPDLLTSEPEALEILRNAAQNRSEFQRIFALIIERWLAGTYDPPGLESWLGFVERVQGGLQRILEAADNAQKIAVFTSGGTITALLHLITRMPAAQAFELNWQIVNTSLNQLKFRGREVALASFNSHTHLQLLKAPQLITFR; translated from the coding sequence GTGGGCAGCATCTATCTGATTCGACATGGCCAAGCCTCCTTCGGTGCAGACGACTATGACGTCCTGTCGCCCGTCGGCGTGGAACAAGCGCAAGTGCTCGGGCGACACCTGGCCGATCTGGGCGTGACGTTCGACCGCTGCCTCGCCGGCGACCTGCGCCGCCAGCAGCACACCGCCAGCGCCGCCTTCGAGCAGTACAGCGCCCGCGGCCTGCCGGTACCGGCAGTCGAGGTGGACAGCGCCTTCAACGAGTTCGACGCCGATGCAATCATCCGCGCCCTGCTCCCCGACCTGCTCACCAGCGAACCCGAAGCCCTGGAGATCCTGCGCAATGCCGCGCAGAACCGCAGCGAGTTCCAGCGCATCTTCGCCCTGATCATCGAACGCTGGCTGGCCGGCACCTATGACCCACCGGGGCTGGAGAGCTGGCTGGGGTTTGTCGAACGGGTCCAGGGTGGCCTGCAACGCATTCTCGAAGCGGCGGACAACGCGCAGAAAATCGCCGTGTTTACTTCCGGCGGCACCATCACTGCCCTGCTCCACCTGATTACCCGGATGCCTGCCGCCCAGGCCTTCGAACTGAACTGGCAAATTGTTAACACCTCGCTCAACCAGCTGAAATTCCGCGGTCGCGAGGTGGCCCTGGCTTCCTTCAACAGCCACACCCACTTGCAACTGTTGAAGGCGCCGCAGCTCATCACCTTCCGATGA
- a CDS encoding glucosidase, translated as MTATPVTRISDTIEGQRLATSDAERWREWGPYLSERQWGTVREDYSADGDAWAYFPHDHARSRAYRWGEDGLAGFSDKAQRWCLGLALWNERDGIIKERLFGLNNAEGNHGEDVKELYFFVDGVPSHAYMRMLYKYPHAAFPYADLLSENARRGLADAEYEILDTGVFEDNRYCDVSVEYAKHQPDDIFMRITVHNRSDQPTRLQVLPQLWARNDWSWTVDAPKPQLTLDGDQVLARHHELPDRHLSAWGEEGVEWLFCENESNYPRLDGQPAPGPFKDGINEYVVSGVQSAIRRDCGTKVAARFVLNLAGLERKIIYLRFASVGAPRVNARKLFEQRRHETDDFYAALQQDIASEDARNVQRQALAGLLWSKQLYYFDVNQWLDGDPAQPAPPPERLHIRNTHWRHLSNFDILSMPDTWEYPWYASWDQGFQAVAMALIDPAYAKQQLLLLVKDRFMHPNGQLPAYEWRFDDANPPVHAWASWRVYQQDKALTGVGDMDFLERIFHKLLLNFSWWVNRKDAEGRNLFQGGFLGLDNIALFDRSAALPPGYQLDQADGTAWVAAYALDLMRIALELAKRNVVYVDIGVKFFEHFLYIAGAINRVDDSAEGLWDEQDQFFYDVLHRPDGSNEPVRLRSMVGLMPLFAVLVLEQHEHEGLEGLRERLLGFMKHRPDLAKLVSRWNEPGQGNRLLLALLRGERTKDLLRRMLDDAEFLSAFGVRSLSKAFAEQPLALKMNGNTLCASYQPGESDSRLYGGNSNWRGPLWMPVNYMLIESLREFHRYYADNFSVEYPTGSGYLASLEEVADSLSARLTGLFLRDEDGLRPSMVGYAQLEADPASRDLVLFHEYFHGETGRGLGASHQTGWSALVALLLQPKN; from the coding sequence ATGACGGCCACGCCCGTAACGCGGATTTCTGACACGATCGAAGGCCAACGCCTGGCAACCAGCGACGCCGAGCGCTGGCGCGAGTGGGGCCCCTACCTGAGCGAACGCCAATGGGGCACGGTGCGCGAAGACTACAGCGCCGATGGCGACGCCTGGGCCTACTTCCCCCATGACCATGCACGCAGCCGCGCCTACCGTTGGGGCGAGGACGGCCTGGCGGGGTTCAGTGACAAGGCGCAACGCTGGTGCCTGGGCCTGGCCCTGTGGAACGAGCGCGATGGAATCATCAAGGAGCGCCTGTTCGGCCTGAACAACGCCGAGGGCAACCACGGTGAAGACGTCAAGGAACTGTACTTTTTCGTCGATGGCGTACCGAGCCATGCCTACATGCGCATGCTCTACAAATACCCCCATGCTGCCTTTCCGTACGCCGACTTGCTCAGCGAGAACGCCCGCCGTGGGTTGGCTGACGCCGAGTACGAAATCCTCGATACCGGAGTATTCGAAGACAACCGCTACTGCGATGTCAGTGTCGAATACGCCAAACATCAACCCGACGATATTTTCATGCGCATCACGGTGCACAACCGTTCGGATCAGCCGACGCGGTTGCAGGTGTTGCCCCAACTGTGGGCGCGCAATGATTGGAGCTGGACCGTCGATGCGCCCAAGCCACAGTTGACGCTGGACGGCGACCAGGTGCTGGCACGCCATCATGAGTTGCCTGACCGCCATCTAAGCGCGTGGGGCGAGGAGGGCGTCGAGTGGCTGTTCTGTGAAAACGAAAGCAACTATCCCCGGCTGGATGGTCAACCGGCACCAGGGCCGTTCAAGGACGGGATCAACGAGTACGTGGTGAGCGGTGTTCAGTCGGCGATTCGCCGTGACTGCGGCACCAAAGTCGCTGCGCGGTTTGTCCTCAATCTGGCGGGCCTGGAGCGCAAAATAATCTACCTGCGTTTTGCGTCGGTCGGTGCGCCTCGGGTCAACGCGCGCAAGCTGTTTGAACAGCGCCGCCATGAAACCGACGACTTTTACGCCGCCTTGCAGCAGGACATTGCGTCTGAGGACGCTCGCAACGTACAGCGTCAGGCATTGGCCGGTCTGCTGTGGTCCAAGCAACTCTATTATTTCGATGTGAACCAATGGCTCGATGGCGACCCGGCCCAACCTGCGCCACCGCCCGAGCGCTTGCATATCCGCAATACCCATTGGCGGCACCTGTCCAACTTCGACATCCTCTCCATGCCCGATACCTGGGAATACCCGTGGTACGCCTCCTGGGACCAGGGCTTCCAGGCCGTGGCCATGGCGCTGATCGATCCGGCGTACGCCAAGCAACAGCTGTTGCTGCTGGTGAAGGATCGTTTCATGCACCCCAACGGCCAGTTGCCGGCGTATGAATGGCGCTTCGACGACGCCAACCCGCCGGTGCACGCCTGGGCCAGTTGGCGCGTGTATCAGCAGGACAAGGCGCTGACCGGCGTAGGCGATATGGACTTCCTGGAAAGGATATTCCACAAGCTGCTGCTGAATTTTTCCTGGTGGGTCAATCGCAAGGATGCCGAGGGGCGCAATCTGTTCCAGGGCGGGTTCCTGGGGCTGGACAATATTGCCTTGTTCGACCGCTCGGCCGCGCTGCCGCCGGGTTATCAGCTGGATCAGGCCGACGGTACGGCGTGGGTCGCCGCCTATGCGCTGGACCTGATGCGCATCGCCCTGGAGCTGGCCAAGCGCAATGTGGTGTACGTGGACATCGGCGTGAAGTTTTTCGAGCACTTCTTGTACATCGCCGGGGCTATCAACCGCGTGGATGACAGCGCCGAAGGCTTGTGGGATGAACAGGACCAGTTTTTCTACGACGTCCTGCACCGCCCCGACGGCAGTAACGAACCGGTACGCCTGCGCTCCATGGTCGGGCTGATGCCCCTGTTTGCCGTGCTGGTGCTGGAACAGCACGAGCATGAAGGCCTGGAAGGTTTGCGCGAGCGTTTGCTGGGGTTCATGAAGCACCGGCCCGACTTGGCCAAGCTGGTGTCGCGCTGGAACGAACCGGGCCAGGGCAATCGCCTGTTGCTGGCGCTGCTGCGCGGTGAGCGCACCAAGGACCTGCTGCGGCGCATGCTCGATGACGCTGAGTTCTTGTCGGCGTTTGGTGTGCGCTCATTGTCCAAGGCGTTTGCCGAGCAGCCGCTGGCGTTGAAGATGAACGGCAATACGTTATGTGCAAGCTACCAGCCCGGCGAATCCGACTCGCGTTTGTATGGCGGCAACTCCAATTGGCGCGGGCCGTTGTGGATGCCGGTGAACTATATGCTGATCGAATCGCTGCGGGAATTTCACCGCTACTACGCCGACAACTTTTCGGTGGAGTACCCGACGGGCAGTGGTTATCTGGCATCGCTGGAGGAAGTGGCTGACAGCCTCAGCGCGCGGCTGACGGGGTTGTTTCTAAGGGACGAGGATGGGCTGCGGCCATCGATGGTGGGGTATGCGCAGTTGGAAGCGGACCCGGCGAGCCGTGACCTGGTGTTGTTCCATGAATATTTCCATGGCGAAACCGGGCGCGGGTTGGGGGCGTCGCATCAGACCGGGTGGAGTGCGTTGGTGGCGTTGCTGCTGCAGCCAAAAAACTGA
- a CDS encoding DUF465 domain-containing protein, translating to MPVKHDLYQDLGLSKDVIHERRAGDKRLDSLLTQYDDADKEVLKAESASASDEDVEKLKKKRLLIKDKIVEQLG from the coding sequence ATGCCAGTGAAACACGACCTGTATCAGGACTTGGGGTTGAGCAAGGACGTCATTCACGAACGCAGGGCGGGCGACAAGCGTCTGGATTCGCTGCTCACTCAATACGACGACGCCGACAAGGAGGTGCTGAAGGCCGAATCGGCCAGTGCCAGCGATGAGGATGTGGAGAAGCTGAAGAAGAAGCGGCTGTTGATCAAGGACAAGATTGTGGAGCAGTTGGGTTAA